A single window of Streptomyces sudanensis DNA harbors:
- the glyA gene encoding serine hydroxymethyltransferase — translation MPLTAGAGRTLDGAYGPDADALRRQDPEIADVLAGEARRQEDGLQLIAAENFTSPAVLAALGSRLANKYAEGYPGRRHHGGCEYADAAERLAVERACALFGAEHANVQAHSGSSAVLAAYAALLRPGDTVLAMDLAHGGHLTHGSPANFSGRWFDFVPYGVDAESGLVDHRQVRVLARRHRPKAIVCGSVSYPRHPDHAEFRDIADEVGAALIVDAAHPAGLVAGGAAPNPVPYADVVCATTHKVLRGPRGGLLLCGADLAERIDRAVFPFTQGGPQMHTVAAKAVAFGEAATPAFRAYAHRVVANARLLAALLGGLGLAVTTGGTDTHLITADPAPLGVDGRTARARLAAAGLVVDTCALPHEDGRGIRLGTAAVTTQGMGAAEMEQVARLFAEALREGADTGAVRARTRELAGRFLPYRG, via the coding sequence ATGCCGCTCACCGCTGGAGCCGGGAGGACGCTGGACGGCGCCTACGGACCGGACGCCGACGCGCTGCGCCGGCAGGACCCCGAGATCGCCGACGTACTGGCCGGGGAGGCGCGGCGGCAGGAGGACGGCCTCCAGCTGATCGCCGCGGAGAACTTCACGTCGCCCGCCGTCCTCGCCGCGCTCGGCTCGCGCCTCGCCAACAAGTACGCCGAGGGCTACCCCGGCCGCCGCCACCACGGCGGCTGCGAGTACGCGGACGCCGCCGAGCGGCTCGCCGTGGAACGGGCGTGCGCCCTGTTCGGCGCCGAGCACGCGAACGTGCAGGCCCACTCGGGCTCCTCCGCCGTACTGGCGGCGTACGCGGCGCTGCTGCGCCCCGGGGACACCGTCCTCGCGATGGACCTCGCCCACGGCGGCCACCTCACCCACGGGTCGCCGGCGAACTTCTCCGGCCGCTGGTTCGACTTCGTCCCCTACGGCGTCGACGCGGAGAGCGGGCTCGTCGACCACCGCCAGGTGCGCGTCCTGGCCCGCCGGCACCGGCCCAAGGCGATCGTGTGCGGTTCGGTCTCCTACCCCCGCCACCCGGACCACGCCGAGTTCCGCGACATCGCCGACGAGGTCGGGGCGGCCCTGATCGTCGACGCGGCCCACCCCGCCGGGCTGGTCGCCGGGGGAGCGGCGCCCAACCCCGTCCCGTACGCGGACGTGGTGTGCGCGACGACGCACAAGGTGCTGCGCGGGCCGCGCGGCGGCCTGCTGCTGTGCGGGGCGGACCTCGCGGAGCGGATCGACCGGGCGGTGTTCCCGTTCACCCAGGGCGGCCCCCAGATGCACACCGTCGCCGCCAAGGCCGTCGCCTTCGGGGAGGCCGCGACCCCGGCGTTCCGCGCGTACGCCCACCGGGTCGTCGCCAACGCGCGCCTCCTGGCCGCGCTCCTGGGCGGACTGGGCCTCGCGGTGACGACCGGCGGCACCGACACCCACCTGATCACCGCCGACCCGGCCCCGCTCGGCGTCGACGGCCGCACCGCCCGGGCCCGCCTGGCGGCGGCCGGCCTGGTCGTGGACACCTGCGCCCTGCCCCACGAGGACGGGCGCGGCATCCGCCTGGGAACGGCCGCGGTGACCACCCAGGGCATGGGCGCGGCGGAGATGGAGCAGGTCGCGCGGTTGTTCGCGGAGGCGCTCCGCGAGGGCGCCGACACGGGCGCCGTACGCGCGCGGACCCGGGAACTGGCGGGGCGATTCCTCCCGTATCGGGGGTAG
- a CDS encoding L-threonylcarbamoyladenylate synthase, with translation MARRYDCNDATDRSTGLREAASAVRRGELVVLPTDTVYGIGADAFSPEAVADLLDAKGRGRNMPTPVLIGSPNTLHGLVTDFSEQAWELVDAFWPGALTLVARHQPSLQWDLGDTRGTVAIRMPLHPVAIELLTDVGPMAVSSANLTGHPAPEDCDAAQGMLGDSVSVYLDGGPTPGIVPSSIVDVTRDVPVLLRAGALSADELRKVVPDLEVAS, from the coding sequence ATGGCACGGCGATACGACTGCAACGACGCGACCGACCGTTCGACGGGCCTGCGCGAGGCCGCGTCCGCCGTCCGCCGCGGCGAGCTCGTCGTGCTGCCGACGGACACCGTCTACGGCATCGGCGCGGACGCCTTCAGCCCGGAGGCCGTGGCCGACCTGCTGGACGCCAAGGGCCGGGGCCGCAACATGCCCACGCCCGTCCTCATCGGCTCGCCGAACACCCTGCACGGCCTGGTCACCGACTTCTCCGAGCAGGCGTGGGAGCTCGTCGACGCGTTCTGGCCGGGCGCCCTCACCCTCGTCGCCCGGCACCAGCCGTCCCTCCAGTGGGACCTGGGCGACACCCGCGGCACCGTCGCGATCCGCATGCCGCTGCACCCCGTGGCGATCGAACTGCTCACCGACGTCGGCCCGATGGCGGTGTCCTCCGCCAACCTCACGGGGCACCCGGCGCCCGAGGACTGCGACGCCGCGCAGGGCATGCTCGGCGACTCCGTGTCGGTGTACCTGGACGGCGGCCCGACGCCGGGCATCGTGCCGTCGTCGATCGTCGACGTCACGCGGGACGTGCCGGTGCTGCTGCGGGCGGGCGCGCTCTCCGCGGACGAGCTGCGCAAGGTCGTACCCGACCTCGAGGTGGCCAGTTGA
- the prmC gene encoding peptide chain release factor N(5)-glutamine methyltransferase translates to MQQNFGGRTPSPRSLLLAEVAQATQRLADAGVPSPRFDAEELAAFVHGVKRGELHNVKDADFDARYWEAVARREAREPLQHITGRAFFRYLELRVGPGVFVPRPETESVVGWAIDAVRAMDVVEPLVVDLCSGSGAIALAIAQEVPRSRVHAVELSEDALVWTRRNAEGSRVAVHHGDALTALPELDGQVDLVISNPPYIPLTEWEYVAPEARDHDPDMALFSGEDGLDVIRGIERTAHRLLRPGGLVVVEHADTQGGQVPWIFNEEAGWTDAADHPDLNNRPRFATARKATP, encoded by the coding sequence GTGCAGCAGAATTTCGGGGGGAGGACCCCGAGCCCCCGCAGCCTGCTGCTGGCGGAGGTCGCCCAGGCCACCCAGCGCCTGGCCGACGCCGGCGTGCCGTCGCCGCGCTTCGACGCGGAAGAGCTCGCCGCGTTCGTCCACGGCGTCAAGCGCGGCGAGCTCCACAACGTCAAGGACGCCGACTTCGACGCCCGCTACTGGGAGGCCGTGGCACGCCGCGAGGCCCGCGAGCCGCTCCAGCACATCACCGGCCGGGCGTTCTTCCGCTACCTGGAGCTCCGGGTGGGCCCCGGCGTCTTCGTGCCGCGCCCGGAGACGGAGTCGGTCGTCGGATGGGCGATAGACGCCGTACGCGCCATGGACGTCGTCGAACCGCTCGTCGTCGACCTGTGCTCCGGCTCCGGCGCGATCGCCCTCGCCATCGCCCAGGAGGTGCCGCGCTCCCGCGTGCACGCCGTGGAGCTGTCCGAGGACGCCCTGGTGTGGACCCGGCGCAACGCCGAGGGGAGCAGGGTCGCCGTCCACCACGGCGACGCCCTGACGGCCCTGCCGGAGCTGGACGGCCAGGTCGACCTGGTCATCTCCAACCCGCCGTACATCCCGCTCACCGAGTGGGAGTACGTGGCGCCCGAGGCGCGCGACCACGACCCCGACATGGCGCTGTTCTCCGGTGAGGACGGCCTGGACGTGATTCGCGGCATCGAGCGCACCGCGCACCGCCTGCTCCGCCCCGGCGGCCTCGTCGTCGTCGAGCACGCCGACACGCAGGGCGGCCAGGTGCCGTGGATCTTCAACGAGGAGGCCGGCTGGACGGACGCCGCCGACCACCCCGACCTGAACAACCGCCCCCGCTTCGCGACGGCCCGCAAGGCGACGCCATGA
- the prfA gene encoding peptide chain release factor 1 yields MFEAVEELVGEHADLEKKLADPSVHADQANARRLNKRYAELTPIVAAYRSWKQTGEDIETAREFAAADPDFAAEAKELEKRREELTDRLRLLLVPRDPSDDKDVILEIKAGAGGDESALFAGDLLRMYLRYAERVGWKTEIIDATESELGGYKDVQVAVKTKGGNGATEPGQGVWARLKYEGGVHRVQRVPATESQGRIHTSAAGVLVTPEAEEVEVEINPNDLRIDVYRSSGPGGQSVNTTDSAVRITHLPTGVVASCQNEKSQLQNKEQAMRILRSRLLAAAQEEAERNAADARRSQVRTVDRSEKIRTYNYPENRISDHRVGFKAYNLDQVLDGDLDAVIQACVDADAAAKLSAA; encoded by the coding sequence ATGTTCGAGGCGGTCGAGGAACTGGTCGGCGAGCACGCCGACCTCGAGAAGAAGCTCGCCGACCCTTCGGTCCACGCCGACCAGGCCAACGCGCGCAGGCTCAACAAGCGCTACGCCGAGCTGACCCCGATCGTCGCGGCGTACCGCTCCTGGAAGCAGACCGGCGAGGACATCGAGACCGCCCGCGAGTTCGCCGCCGCCGACCCGGACTTCGCCGCCGAGGCCAAGGAGCTGGAGAAGCGCCGCGAGGAACTCACCGACAGGCTGCGGCTGCTGCTCGTCCCGCGCGACCCCAGCGACGACAAGGACGTCATCCTGGAGATCAAGGCGGGCGCGGGCGGCGACGAGTCCGCCCTCTTCGCCGGCGACCTCCTGCGGATGTACCTGCGGTACGCCGAGCGCGTCGGCTGGAAGACCGAGATCATCGACGCCACCGAGTCCGAGCTGGGCGGCTACAAGGACGTCCAGGTCGCCGTGAAGACCAAGGGCGGCAACGGCGCGACCGAGCCCGGCCAGGGCGTCTGGGCGCGGTTGAAGTACGAGGGCGGGGTGCACCGCGTGCAGCGCGTGCCCGCCACCGAGTCGCAGGGCCGCATCCACACCTCCGCCGCGGGCGTCCTGGTCACGCCCGAGGCCGAGGAGGTCGAGGTCGAGATCAACCCCAACGACCTGCGGATCGACGTCTACCGGTCCTCCGGGCCCGGCGGCCAGTCCGTCAACACCACCGACTCCGCCGTCCGCATCACCCACCTGCCGACCGGTGTCGTCGCCTCCTGCCAGAACGAGAAGAGCCAGCTCCAGAACAAGGAGCAGGCCATGCGCATCCTCCGCTCCCGGCTCCTCGCCGCGGCGCAGGAGGAGGCCGAGCGCAACGCCGCGGACGCCCGCCGCAGCCAGGTCCGCACGGTCGACCGGTCGGAGAAGATCCGCACGTACAACTACCCCGAGAACCGCATCTCGGACCACCGCGTCGGCTTCAAGGCCTACAACCTGGACCAGGTGCTCGACGGGGACCTGGACGCCGTGATCCAGGCGTGCGTCGACGCCGACGCGGCCGCGAAGCTCTCCGCCGCGTGA
- the rpmE gene encoding 50S ribosomal protein L31, with amino-acid sequence MKRDIHPEYVETQVSCTCGASFTTRSTIDGGAIRAEVCSECHPFYTGKQKILDTGGRVARFEARFGKAAGSKK; translated from the coding sequence TTGAAGCGCGACATCCACCCCGAGTACGTCGAGACCCAGGTCAGCTGCACCTGCGGCGCGTCGTTCACCACCCGCAGCACGATCGACGGCGGCGCCATCCGTGCCGAGGTCTGCTCCGAGTGCCACCCGTTCTACACGGGCAAGCAGAAGATCCTCGACACCGGTGGCCGCGTGGCCCGCTTCGAGGCCCGCTTCGGCAAGGCTGCCGGCTCCAAGAAGTAG